In the Verrucomicrobiia bacterium genome, one interval contains:
- the rpsS gene encoding 30S ribosomal protein S19, with protein sequence MSRSLKKGPFIDPKLAKKVAALGNEDRTIIKTWARSSTISPDFVGRTIAVHNGKVHVPVFVTENMVGHKLGEFSPTRKFRSHGGKLAKGKK encoded by the coding sequence ATGAGTCGTTCACTCAAAAAAGGGCCATTCATAGATCCCAAGCTCGCCAAGAAAGTGGCCGCACTGGGTAATGAAGACCGCACCATCATCAAGACATGGGCTCGTTCGAGCACCATCAGCCCAGACTTTGTTGGCCGTACTATTGCTGTACACAATGGCAAAGTTCATGTACCAGTATTCGTTACCGAAAACATGGTTGGTCACAAACTCGGCGAGTTTAGCCCAACCCGTAAATTCCGCAGTCATGGCGGCAAGCTCGCGAAAGGCAAGAAGTAA
- the tuf gene encoding elongation factor Tu, producing MADTFDRSKPHVNVGTMGHVDHGKTTLTAAITAVLAKKLPSKVNQAVKYDEIDKAPEEKARGITIATSHQEYESEKRHYAHVDMPGHADYVKNMITGAAQIDGAVLVVSAADGPMPQTREHVLLAKQVGVPSILVFMNKMDLADPELVELVEMDIRELLAKYDFDEDAPIIKGSATKALEGSAADEDAIMELVKAMDDYVPEPKRELDKPFLMPIEDVFSIKGRGTVATGRVEQGIVKVNEEVEIVGIRDTRKVVVTGVEMFKKQLDQGQAGDNVGVLLRGIERDDIERGQVLAKPGSITPHTEFDAEVYILTKEEGGRHTPFFKGYKPQFYFRTTDVTGEVELPADKEMVMPGDTITFKVKLLAPIAMEQGLRFAIREGGRTVGAGVVTKISK from the coding sequence ATGGCAGATACATTTGACAGAAGCAAGCCACACGTCAACGTCGGTACCATGGGTCACGTAGACCACGGCAAAACCACCTTGACCGCCGCTATCACCGCTGTGCTCGCTAAAAAGCTTCCCAGCAAAGTAAACCAAGCCGTCAAGTACGACGAAATTGACAAGGCACCTGAAGAAAAAGCTCGTGGTATTACCATTGCTACCTCTCACCAGGAATACGAGTCAGAAAAGCGTCACTACGCTCACGTTGACATGCCCGGCCACGCCGACTACGTCAAGAACATGATCACTGGTGCCGCTCAGATCGACGGTGCCGTACTAGTTGTTTCTGCAGCTGATGGCCCTATGCCTCAGACCCGCGAACACGTACTGCTTGCCAAGCAAGTGGGTGTTCCAAGCATCTTAGTCTTTATGAACAAGATGGACCTCGCAGATCCAGAGCTCGTAGAGCTCGTAGAAATGGACATCCGTGAATTGCTTGCCAAGTATGACTTTGACGAAGACGCACCTATCATCAAGGGCTCCGCTACCAAGGCCCTCGAAGGCTCAGCAGCTGACGAAGACGCTATTATGGAACTCGTTAAAGCTATGGATGATTACGTCCCAGAGCCAAAGCGAGAACTAGACAAGCCCTTCCTGATGCCCATCGAAGACGTCTTCTCCATCAAGGGTCGTGGTACTGTTGCTACCGGCCGTGTCGAGCAAGGCATCGTAAAGGTCAACGAAGAAGTTGAAATTGTCGGTATTCGCGACACCCGCAAGGTTGTTGTAACCGGTGTTGAAATGTTCAAGAAGCAGCTAGACCAAGGTCAAGCTGGCGATAACGTTGGTGTACTACTTCGCGGTATCGAGCGTGACGACATCGAGCGCGGTCAAGTTTTGGCCAAGCCAGGTAGCATCACTCCTCATACTGAGTTTGACGCCGAGGTGTACATTCTGACTAAAGAAGAAGGTGGACGTCATACTCCATTCTTCAAGGGTTACAAGCCTCAGTTCTACTTCCGCACCACGGACGTAACTGGCGAGGTTGAACTACCAGCCGACAAAGAAATGGTCATGCCTGGTGACACCATCACCTTCAAGGTCAAGTTGCTTGCACCTATCGCCATGGAACAAGGTCTACGCTTCGCTATCCGCGAAGGTGGCCGTACTGTTGGCGCCGGAGTAGTAACAAAGATCAGCAAATAA
- the fusA gene encoding elongation factor G — translation MAAKKYPLDKLRNIGIIAHIDAGKTTTTEGILYRTGLKHKIGAVHEGETTTDWMAQERERGITIVSAAVTCYWRDHQINIIDTPGHIDFTVEVERSLRVLDGAVVVFDGKMGVESQSETVWRQATKYGVPRVCFINKINQTGGDFYKSLDTIHARLSKRAFPIHLPIGFEQSINGIIDLVSQKAYTYKEFTDKELVETEVPEDMKDKVAKYRSLLIENAVAEDEAILEKFFEVGEEGLSEADVRQAIRTATLAGDFYPVTGGDGRGVIVEKVLDMVVDILPSPLDRGSTWGTHPKTGDEIERKPDADQPMAGLAFKITTDPFVGKLAYFRVYSGKLIAGSYILNTSTGEKERVGRIVRMQADKREDVTEVEAGDIAAIVGLKGTTTGHTLADPNNPIVLESITFPEPPVSIAIEPKTKSDQEKMSLALQRLAEEDPTFRIRVDDETGQTIISGMGELHLEILVDRMKREFSVEANIGAPQVAYRETIRKDAVEAEGKFIRQSGGRGQYGHVWLRLSQNEAGKGFEFINSIKGGIVPNEYIKPVQEGIKEAMNNGVIAGYPMVDIKAELYDGSYHDVDSNEMAFKIAGSMGLQEGAKKANPVLLEPVMKVVVVTPEEFMGDVIGDLNSKRGRIESMEDLSAGIKEITAFVPLGEMFGYTTNLRSNTQGRASSSMELDHYADVPSHVAEAIVAKAGK, via the coding sequence ATGGCAGCAAAAAAATACCCACTCGATAAGCTCCGCAACATTGGCATTATTGCTCATATTGACGCCGGCAAAACAACTACAACCGAAGGTATTCTGTACCGCACGGGGCTTAAGCACAAAATTGGTGCCGTTCATGAGGGCGAAACCACCACAGACTGGATGGCTCAAGAGCGCGAGCGTGGTATTACTATTGTGTCTGCTGCCGTTACTTGCTACTGGAGAGATCACCAGATCAATATCATCGATACCCCGGGACACATCGACTTTACCGTCGAGGTAGAACGTTCGTTGCGCGTTCTAGACGGTGCAGTTGTTGTCTTTGACGGCAAGATGGGCGTGGAATCTCAGTCAGAAACTGTCTGGCGCCAGGCTACCAAGTACGGTGTGCCTCGTGTCTGCTTTATCAACAAGATCAACCAAACTGGTGGCGATTTCTACAAATCACTCGACACCATTCATGCCCGCCTGAGCAAGCGCGCATTTCCCATCCACCTGCCTATCGGCTTTGAACAGTCTATTAACGGCATTATAGACCTGGTCAGTCAAAAGGCGTACACCTACAAAGAATTCACCGACAAAGAACTTGTAGAAACCGAAGTCCCTGAAGACATGAAAGACAAGGTTGCCAAGTACCGCAGCCTCCTCATCGAAAACGCTGTCGCCGAAGACGAAGCCATACTCGAGAAGTTCTTCGAGGTTGGCGAAGAAGGTCTGAGTGAAGCTGATGTTAGGCAAGCTATCCGCACAGCCACGCTGGCGGGTGACTTTTATCCCGTCACTGGTGGCGACGGCCGTGGTGTTATCGTAGAAAAAGTCCTCGATATGGTGGTAGATATTTTGCCATCACCCCTCGACCGTGGCTCAACCTGGGGCACCCACCCCAAAACTGGTGACGAAATCGAGCGCAAGCCCGATGCTGACCAGCCCATGGCTGGTCTGGCGTTCAAGATCACCACCGACCCATTTGTGGGTAAACTCGCTTACTTCCGTGTTTATTCCGGCAAGCTGATCGCTGGCTCTTACATACTGAACACTTCTACCGGCGAGAAAGAACGCGTAGGCCGCATCGTTCGTATGCAGGCCGACAAACGCGAAGACGTTACCGAAGTAGAAGCCGGTGACATTGCCGCTATCGTGGGCCTCAAGGGCACCACAACGGGTCACACCCTGGCAGATCCCAATAACCCAATCGTTCTCGAGAGCATCACCTTCCCAGAACCTCCCGTGTCTATCGCCATAGAGCCCAAGACCAAGTCTGACCAAGAAAAGATGAGCCTAGCCCTACAGCGCCTGGCAGAAGAAGACCCCACTTTCCGTATCAGAGTAGACGACGAGACCGGCCAGACTATCATCTCCGGCATGGGCGAGCTGCATCTGGAGATCCTAGTAGACCGCATGAAGCGCGAATTCTCCGTAGAGGCCAACATTGGTGCGCCACAAGTTGCCTACCGCGAAACCATTCGCAAAGACGCCGTCGAGGCAGAGGGCAAGTTTATCCGCCAGAGTGGTGGTCGCGGGCAATACGGTCATGTATGGCTACGCCTCAGCCAGAACGAGGCCGGCAAAGGCTTTGAGTTCATCAACTCCATCAAGGGTGGTATTGTTCCCAATGAATACATCAAGCCCGTCCAAGAAGGTATCAAAGAAGCCATGAACAACGGCGTTATTGCCGGCTACCCCATGGTAGATATCAAGGCTGAGCTTTACGACGGCAGCTACCACGATGTTGACTCCAACGAAATGGCCTTCAAGATCGCCGGCAGTATGGGCCTCCAAGAAGGTGCCAAAAAAGCCAATCCCGTACTCCTAGAACCTGTCATGAAGGTCGTAGTCGTCACCCCTGAAGAATTCATGGGTGACGTTATCGGAGACCTCAACAGCAAACGCGGACGCATAGAGTCCATGGAAGATCTCAGCGCCGGCATCAAAGAAATCACTGCATTTGTACCACTTGGCGAAATGTTTGGTTACACTACCAACCTCCGCAGCAATACCCAAGGTCGCGCTAGTTCCAGCATGGAATTGGATCATTACGCTGACGTGCCAAGCCACGTAGCAGAAGCAATCGTTGCCAAAGCAGGGAAGTAA
- the rpsG gene encoding 30S ribosomal protein S7, which yields MPRKVTKSLVRPINPDRLYNDVMVQRLINRVMLNGKKQLAERLVYNGMQEAADTLKVKNPVEVFTQAMQNVRPSMETRSRRVGGANYQIPFEVKGQRQNHLTMMWFVAAARARKGMSMQKRLALELVDAYNSTGAAVKKKEDTHKMAEANRAFAHFARS from the coding sequence ATGCCTCGTAAAGTTACCAAATCACTCGTTCGTCCTATCAACCCAGACCGTCTATACAACGACGTTATGGTCCAGCGCCTGATCAACCGTGTCATGCTGAATGGTAAAAAGCAATTGGCCGAGCGCCTGGTATATAACGGCATGCAAGAAGCAGCCGACACTCTCAAGGTCAAAAACCCTGTAGAGGTGTTTACCCAAGCTATGCAAAATGTTCGCCCCTCCATGGAGACTCGTTCTCGTCGCGTAGGTGGTGCCAACTACCAGATTCCTTTCGAGGTTAAAGGTCAGCGCCAAAACCACCTGACTATGATGTGGTTCGTAGCCGCAGCCCGTGCCCGCAAAGGCATGAGCATGCAGAAGCGTCTCGCTCTAGAACTCGTTGACGCCTACAACAGCACCGGCGCAGCCGTTAAGAAAAAAGAAGACACCCACAAAATGGCCGAGGCCAACCGCGCCTTTGCCCACTTTGCGCGGAGCTAA
- the rplP gene encoding 50S ribosomal protein L16 translates to MLIPNRTKHRKVFKGRVRGPATTGNHIAFGQFALQAQGHERITSRQIESARQAMTRYVKRGGKIWIRIFPHTPVSRKALGTKMGSGKGNPEFFVAKVRPGTIMFEMQGVPEETAREAMRLAAHKLPVKTKFLVKEDV, encoded by the coding sequence ATGCTTATCCCGAACCGAACCAAACACCGTAAGGTGTTCAAGGGCCGCGTTCGCGGACCCGCCACCACTGGCAATCATATTGCCTTTGGTCAGTTTGCCCTGCAAGCCCAAGGTCACGAGCGCATCACCAGTCGTCAGATCGAGTCCGCTCGTCAGGCAATGACCCGCTACGTGAAACGTGGTGGTAAAATCTGGATTCGTATCTTCCCACACACACCTGTCAGCCGCAAGGCGCTCGGTACCAAGATGGGTAGCGGCAAAGGTAACCCAGAATTCTTCGTAGCCAAAGTCCGTCCCGGCACCATTATGTTCGAGATGCAAGGTGTGCCAGAAGAAACTGCACGCGAGGCAATGCGCCTGGCTGCCCACAAACTCCCTGTCAAGACCAAATTCTTGGTGAAGGAGGATGTTTAA
- the rplW gene encoding 50S ribosomal protein L23: MILKPRISEKAYAMSQDGKSVYVFVVPKETSKQAIASAVATQYGVTVTAVNTTVTKGKAKRTVRKGGRAIAGRTNTIKKAYVTLKTGDSIAIFKATEDEKPAAKAAKKEKK, translated from the coding sequence ATGATTCTAAAACCTCGCATCAGCGAGAAAGCTTATGCCATGAGCCAAGACGGCAAAAGCGTCTACGTATTCGTAGTACCCAAAGAAACCAGCAAGCAAGCAATTGCTTCAGCTGTGGCTACTCAGTATGGCGTAACCGTTACTGCCGTTAATACAACCGTCACTAAAGGCAAGGCAAAACGAACCGTCCGCAAGGGTGGTCGTGCTATTGCCGGCCGCACCAACACCATCAAGAAGGCCTACGTCACCCTGAAAACGGGCGACTCTATTGCCATCTTCAAGGCTACTGAAGACGAGAAGCCAGCTGCCAAGGCTGCCAAAAAGGAGAAGAAATAA
- the rplN gene encoding 50S ribosomal protein L14 — protein sequence MIQQESRLSVCDNSGAKEILCIRVLGGTRRRYARVGDVIVATVKQASPTGTVKKKSVIRAVVVRTKDTIRRKDGSTIKFDDNAAVIIGDDKNPKATRIFGPVPRELRDQGYAKIISLAPEVL from the coding sequence ATGATTCAGCAAGAATCTCGCCTCAGTGTCTGTGATAACAGCGGTGCCAAGGAAATCCTATGCATCCGCGTACTGGGCGGCACCCGTCGGCGCTACGCCCGTGTAGGCGATGTTATTGTGGCTACCGTCAAACAAGCCAGTCCAACTGGTACCGTCAAAAAGAAGTCAGTTATCCGTGCAGTTGTTGTACGCACCAAGGACACCATTCGTCGCAAGGATGGCTCGACCATTAAGTTTGACGATAATGCAGCTGTTATTATCGGTGACGATAAAAACCCCAAGGCTACCCGTATCTTTGGCCCAGTCCCACGCGAACTGCGTGACCAAGGCTATGCCAAGATCATCAGCCTAGCACCGGAGGTCCTATAA
- the rplB gene encoding 50S ribosomal protein L2 codes for MAIKAYKPTTPGQRGMTTQDMSAITTKKPLKSLTVIKKKHSGRNNQGRITTRHRGGGVRKFYRLINFNLPAGTTATIEHIEYDPNRSARIARVKDQDNVYHYVLAAKDMKVGQTIASGEEIAIENGNRLPLKNIPVGSVIHAIELQPGRGAQLARSAGNSAQLMAKEGTYAQVKLPSGEVRLVNINCTASLGVIGNEQHQNIKIGKAGRNRHKGKRPGVRGVVMNAADHPHGGGDGGRHGVGGGKNHGTAPKTPWGQKTLGFKTRRRKSTTKFILKSRHAAKRK; via the coding sequence ATGGCCATTAAAGCATACAAGCCTACCACTCCTGGTCAGCGCGGTATGACCACTCAGGACATGAGTGCTATTACCACCAAGAAGCCACTGAAGTCCTTGACAGTCATCAAGAAAAAGCATTCTGGCCGTAATAACCAGGGCCGTATTACTACTCGCCACCGCGGTGGTGGTGTCCGTAAGTTCTATCGCCTGATTAACTTCAACCTGCCCGCAGGTACTACGGCAACTATCGAACATATCGAATACGACCCTAACCGCAGCGCTCGTATTGCGCGCGTCAAAGACCAAGACAACGTGTACCACTATGTATTGGCTGCCAAGGATATGAAAGTTGGTCAAACCATTGCCAGTGGCGAAGAAATTGCCATCGAAAACGGCAACCGCCTACCGCTCAAAAACATTCCAGTTGGTAGCGTTATCCACGCCATCGAACTGCAACCTGGTCGTGGTGCCCAATTAGCCCGCAGCGCTGGCAACAGTGCCCAGCTGATGGCCAAAGAAGGAACTTACGCCCAGGTCAAATTGCCCTCTGGTGAAGTCCGTCTGGTCAACATTAACTGCACCGCCAGTTTAGGTGTTATTGGCAACGAACAACATCAGAACATCAAGATTGGTAAAGCAGGACGCAATCGCCACAAGGGCAAGCGCCCAGGTGTGCGTGGTGTTGTTATGAACGCGGCCGATCACCCTCATGGTGGTGGTGATGGTGGCCGTCACGGCGTCGGTGGTGGTAAGAACCACGGTACAGCTCCCAAGACCCCTTGGGGCCAAAAGACCCTGGGCTTCAAGACCCGCCGCCGCAAGAGCACAACCAAGTTTATCTTAAAGAGCCGTCACGCGGCGAAGAGGAAATAA
- the rplC gene encoding 50S ribosomal protein L3, with amino-acid sequence MKALITRKVGMTSTIAEDGVVQAVTLLSASPCVITQVKTEETDGYTAVQLGTEENKAMGKAQAGHFKPSKVQPKLVREFRIAEVDESIKVGESISADIFEVGDIVTVTGTSKGKGWAGTIKRHNFHRQRKTHGGKGDTRKPGSIGSMYPQHILKGKKMAGQMGAEQVTVQNLRVALVDTDLGVIGVTGAVPGPRKGIVLIKEAK; translated from the coding sequence ATGAAAGCTCTTATCACCAGAAAGGTTGGCATGACCAGTACCATCGCAGAAGATGGCGTAGTTCAAGCCGTTACCTTGCTTTCCGCTAGTCCCTGTGTCATTACGCAGGTGAAGACCGAGGAAACTGACGGCTATACAGCTGTTCAGCTCGGCACCGAAGAAAACAAAGCCATGGGCAAGGCCCAGGCTGGTCACTTCAAACCATCAAAGGTACAGCCAAAGCTCGTGCGCGAATTCCGCATTGCAGAGGTTGATGAAAGTATCAAAGTCGGCGAGAGCATCTCGGCCGACATTTTTGAAGTTGGGGACATCGTAACTGTCACCGGCACCAGCAAAGGTAAAGGCTGGGCTGGTACCATCAAGCGTCACAACTTTCATCGGCAGCGCAAAACACACGGTGGCAAAGGCGATACCCGCAAGCCCGGTTCTATTGGCTCTATGTATCCGCAGCACATCCTGAAAGGCAAGAAAATGGCCGGACAGATGGGCGCAGAGCAAGTAACTGTTCAGAATTTGCGGGTTGCTTTGGTAGACACCGACCTTGGTGTTATTGGTGTAACCGGCGCTGTTCCAGGCCCACGCAAGGGCATTGTCCTTATCAAGGAGGCAAAATAA
- the rplX gene encoding 50S ribosomal protein L24, whose amino-acid sequence MSDQIYKIRLKKGDTVVVRAGKYKGKSGKITAVHPSLNKVTVEGINIVKKHQKPNRAHPQGGILEITKPIDVSKVGISDGGKPSRIGYKVDKDGKKTRIAKKSGKEIK is encoded by the coding sequence ATGAGTGATCAGATCTATAAAATTCGCCTAAAGAAAGGCGACACTGTCGTCGTTCGTGCAGGCAAATATAAGGGCAAGTCCGGCAAGATTACTGCCGTACACCCTAGCCTCAACAAAGTGACCGTTGAGGGTATCAATATCGTCAAGAAACACCAGAAGCCAAACCGAGCTCACCCTCAGGGCGGCATCCTGGAAATCACCAAGCCTATAGATGTCAGCAAGGTTGGCATCAGTGACGGCGGCAAGCCCTCACGTATTGGCTACAAAGTCGACAAAGACGGTAAAAAGACTCGCATCGCCAAGAAGTCTGGGAAGGAGATCAAATAA
- the rplV gene encoding 50S ribosomal protein L22 yields the protein MAVTAIAKGVRMSPRKVGVVAALVRGRTVADALTILQHTPRRSALPVKKVIESARANADHNHNYKADTLQIVSIQVSPGPRFKRYRPAAHGRALPFQRRTSHIHVVVDGEQRAAKKSASSAKKETK from the coding sequence ATGGCAGTTACCGCTATCGCTAAAGGCGTTCGCATGAGCCCACGCAAAGTCGGTGTTGTAGCCGCTTTGGTTCGTGGCCGCACCGTAGCTGACGCGCTGACAATCCTTCAGCACACCCCTCGTCGCTCGGCATTGCCTGTCAAGAAAGTTATCGAAAGTGCCCGGGCTAACGCCGACCACAACCACAACTACAAGGCAGACACCTTGCAGATTGTGTCCATCCAGGTCAGCCCTGGCCCTCGTTTTAAACGGTACCGTCCCGCAGCTCATGGTCGCGCATTGCCATTCCAGCGACGCACCAGCCATATTCATGTAGTCGTCGATGGCGAGCAGCGAGCAGCCAAAAAGTCAGCATCATCTGCGAAAAAGGAGACAAAATAA
- the rpmC gene encoding 50S ribosomal protein L29 produces the protein MQKMTEIRKLSTTELANGSTKLREEIAELKRGLHMGEVTNVKVVRTKRKELARMLTVLSEQLAKETK, from the coding sequence ATGCAAAAAATGACTGAAATTCGTAAATTATCAACCACAGAGCTAGCAAACGGAAGTACTAAGCTCCGTGAAGAAATCGCCGAACTAAAGCGCGGTCTTCACATGGGCGAAGTCACCAACGTCAAAGTCGTGCGCACAAAGCGCAAAGAACTGGCACGTATGCTGACCGTTCTGAGTGAGCAGCTCGCAAAGGAGACAAAATAA
- the rpsQ gene encoding 30S ribosomal protein S17, which translates to MARTLVGVVASDKADKTIVVRVDTRKTHPVYKKQYTTSKKFMAHDEQNEAHTGDRVEISETRPLSARKRHTLKRVIEHAAIQHVETVDKAVAEVTGTKEKEETEAEEKK; encoded by the coding sequence ATGGCACGTACATTAGTGGGTGTGGTTGCGTCTGACAAAGCCGACAAGACAATTGTTGTCCGGGTTGATACCAGAAAGACCCATCCGGTTTATAAGAAGCAGTACACCACCAGCAAGAAGTTTATGGCTCACGACGAGCAAAACGAGGCACACACAGGTGACCGTGTTGAGATTTCCGAAACCCGTCCCCTGAGTGCTCGCAAACGTCACACGCTCAAGCGAGTGATCGAGCACGCCGCCATTCAGCACGTCGAAACCGTCGACAAAGCAGTAGCAGAAGTGACTGGCACCAAAGAAAAAGAAGAAACGGAAGCCGAGGAGAAGAAGTAA
- the rpsC gene encoding 30S ribosomal protein S3, with translation MGQKVNPISMRLQVNKDWRSKWFASKRDYAKFLGQDLKIRKLIQDKVGSRGAINKVDIERSPNLVSVTITTAKAGVVIGRGGAGAQELKAAIEKIYGFPARVNIEEIKKPELYAKLVAENIAHQLERRIAFRRAMKQSAGATMRAGAKGIRIEIAGRLGGAEMSRREKTVEGSVPLHTLRADVDYHAARAKYPGAGIIGIKVWIYKGEVN, from the coding sequence ATGGGACAGAAGGTAAATCCAATTAGCATGCGTCTTCAGGTCAATAAAGACTGGCGCAGCAAGTGGTTCGCTTCCAAGCGCGACTATGCAAAGTTCTTGGGCCAAGACCTCAAGATCCGCAAACTAATCCAAGACAAGGTCGGTTCACGTGGTGCTATCAACAAGGTAGACATCGAACGTTCGCCTAACCTGGTATCAGTCACTATCACCACCGCCAAGGCCGGTGTAGTTATCGGTCGCGGTGGCGCAGGCGCCCAGGAGCTCAAGGCAGCTATAGAGAAAATCTATGGTTTCCCGGCTCGTGTAAATATTGAAGAAATCAAAAAGCCAGAACTGTACGCCAAGCTCGTTGCCGAGAACATCGCCCACCAGTTGGAGCGCCGTATTGCTTTCCGGCGAGCCATGAAACAGTCCGCAGGCGCAACCATGCGCGCTGGTGCCAAAGGCATCCGTATTGAAATAGCCGGACGCCTCGGCGGTGCCGAAATGTCTCGCCGCGAGAAAACAGTCGAAGGCTCAGTGCCACTGCACACCCTTCGTGCTGATGTCGACTACCACGCAGCCCGTGCCAAGTATCCAGGTGCCGGTATTATCGGTATCAAGGTCTGGATCTACAAAGGGGAGGTTAATTAA
- the rplD gene encoding 50S ribosomal protein L4, with product MAVPTYTKAGAKASTPAKLDKAVFSVMPENHELIQVAYVAYLANGRGNLAQTKTRGLVSGGGKKPWKQKGTGRARFGSSRNPIWRGGGIAFGPTGQENYKQKLHVTAKRLAIRQALSLKADTSAIKVIETFECKDGTVKPTIKLLERIEAKGNTLIVVSNKDTLVERATRNLQNVKAIHAKYLNVYDVINADTIVVSKKALDIVHEWLGGDK from the coding sequence ATGGCTGTACCTACTTATACAAAAGCCGGTGCCAAGGCTTCTACTCCAGCCAAGCTCGACAAGGCTGTCTTTTCAGTGATGCCAGAGAACCATGAGCTCATTCAAGTAGCTTATGTAGCATACTTGGCAAACGGCCGCGGGAACTTGGCACAGACAAAGACTCGCGGTCTTGTTAGTGGTGGTGGTAAGAAACCATGGAAACAAAAGGGTACTGGCCGGGCTCGTTTTGGCTCAAGCCGTAACCCTATTTGGCGCGGTGGTGGTATCGCCTTTGGTCCTACTGGCCAAGAAAACTACAAGCAAAAACTGCATGTTACAGCAAAGCGTCTGGCCATCCGCCAGGCTCTCAGCCTGAAAGCAGATACCAGCGCTATTAAAGTTATCGAGACTTTTGAGTGTAAGGATGGCACTGTTAAGCCAACCATCAAACTCCTGGAGAGGATCGAAGCAAAGGGCAATACCCTGATTGTCGTAAGCAATAAGGACACCTTGGTCGAGCGCGCAACACGCAACCTCCAGAACGTCAAAGCTATACACGCCAAGTACCTGAATGTCTATGATGTCATAAACGCTGACACCATTGTAGTGAGCAAGAAAGCCCTCGACATCGTCCATGAGTGGCTGGGAGGTGATAAGTAA
- the rpsL gene encoding 30S ribosomal protein S12, giving the protein MPTINQLVRKPRKAKTSKSKSPHLQRVVNNLKTTNYEKPAPFKRGVCVKVTTKTPKKPNSALRKVARVRLNNGYEVWAYIGGEGHNLQEHAVVMVRGGRVPDLPGVRYHIVRGTLDLQGVQNRKNGRSKYGTKKESK; this is encoded by the coding sequence ATGCCAACAATTAATCAGTTAGTGCGCAAACCGCGCAAGGCTAAGACATCCAAGTCTAAGTCACCACACCTGCAACGTGTGGTCAACAACCTGAAGACCACCAACTACGAAAAGCCCGCCCCATTCAAACGCGGTGTCTGTGTCAAGGTAACCACCAAGACCCCTAAAAAGCCTAACTCTGCGCTTCGCAAAGTTGCCCGCGTTCGTCTGAACAACGGCTATGAAGTCTGGGCTTACATTGGCGGCGAAGGCCACAACCTACAAGAACACGCCGTAGTCATGGTTCGTGGTGGTCGCGTACCGGACCTTCCCGGTGTTCGTTACCACATTGTCCGCGGAACCCTAGACCTCCAGGGTGTCCAAAACCGCAAGAATGGCCGCAGCAAGTACGGCACCAAGAAGGAGAGCAAGTAA
- the rpsJ gene encoding 30S ribosomal protein S10 gives MAEAKKPAAKTAAKKTEAPAGKQRIRIRLKAYDHKVIDQSAKQIVDTALRTGATIAGPIPLPTKKTLYTVVKSPHVYKKGREQFEMRVHKRLIDVLEPTPKTIDSLMNLSLPAGCDAEIKM, from the coding sequence ATGGCTGAAGCCAAGAAACCAGCAGCAAAGACTGCTGCTAAAAAAACCGAAGCACCCGCTGGCAAACAACGTATTCGTATTCGCCTAAAGGCCTACGACCATAAAGTAATCGACCAATCTGCCAAGCAGATCGTTGACACCGCCCTGCGTACCGGCGCCACCATTGCCGGCCCGATCCCACTGCCTACCAAGAAGACGCTTTACACCGTTGTCAAAAGCCCGCACGTCTACAAAAAAGGACGTGAGCAATTCGAGATGCGCGTACACAAACGCCTTATCGACGTCCTAGAGCCCACCCCCAAGACCATCGACAGCCTCATGAACTTGAGCCTGCCAGCTGGTTGCGACGCCGAAATTAAGATGTAA